The DNA region ACGGCCTGGGAGATCTGCCCTCGCCGCCCGAGGGCATCAGCCCCGCGCAGGCAGCATTGAGGTCCATCAGGTCCCTCTACGATTCGATAGCCCTCACCCCTTCGCCCACCTTCGAGCTGGCCTTTCGCTGGCTGGAGCAGCACCTGCCATCTTCCAGCCCCCTCGCCCTGATCCACGGCGACTACCGTCTCGGCAACTTCATAGTGGGGCCCGAAGGGCTGAGGGCAGTCCTGGACTGGGAGGGGGCCCATCTGGGCGACCCCATGGAGGACCTGGGCTGGTGCTGCGTGCGCTCCTGGCGCTTCGGCCAGGACCACCTGCCGGTAGCCGGGCTGGGACAGCGCGAGGAGCTGAAGGAGGCCTACGAGGAGGCGGGAGGGCCCGAGCTGGAGTGGAAGGCGTGGCGCTGGTGGGAGGCTTACGGCAATCTCCGCTGGGGGGTCATATGTATCATGCAGGCCCGGCGCTGCCTGGACGGACACGAGCAGAGCGTCGAGCTGGCCGTCATCGGGCGCCGCGTGGCCGAAACGGAGTGGGAGCTGTTGAAGCTCATGGAGGGCCACTGAGGGCCAGTGCCTGCCTCAGCCCTCCCCTACCTTTTCGAGCGAGAAGCGGTAGTCCTCGATGACGGTGTTGGCCAGCAGCAGGCGGCACATCTCGTCCACGCGCCTCGCCGCCTCCTGCTCGCTGCCGGCCCGCAGTTGCAGCTCCAGGTACTTGCCAGCCCGGACCGATTCCACCTCGCTGAAGCCCAGATCGTGCAGGGCCCCGCGAATGGTGAGGCCCTGGGGGTCGTTAACCACCGGCTTGAGGGTGACATATACGCGGGCCAGATAGGGCATCAGGCCACCCCTGGTCGCAACAGCTCCCGGCCGGTCAGGAGACGAAAGGCCTCGCGGTACTTCTCGGCCGTCCGCTCCACGATGTCGGGCGGCAACTCCGGCGCCGGCGGCTGACGGTTCCAGCCCAGGGAGGTCAGGTAGTCGCGCACGAACTGCTTGTCGAAGCTGGGCTGGGAGCGGCCGGGACGGTACTGGTCGGCAGGCCAGAAGCGACTGGAGTCGGGCGTCAGCACCTCGTCGATGAGGATGATCTCGTCATCCAGCCAGCCGAACTCGAACTTGGTATCGGCGATGATGATGCCCCGCTCGCGCGCATAGTCGCGGGCGTAGCGGTAAAGGGCCAGGCTGCGCAGGCGCATGGCCGTGGCCGCCCGCTCGCCCACCATCTCCACCATCTGCTCCCAGGTTATGGGCTGGTCGTGGCCCTCTTCGGCCTTGGTGGTGGGAGTGAAGAGGGGCTCCGGCAGCTCCTGACTCTCCTGCAGGCCAGGCGGCATCTTCTCGCCGTTGACCGTCCCCTGGCGCCGGTACTCCTCCCAGGCGGAGCCGGCCAGGTAACCCCGTACGATGCACTCGACGTCGATGCGCTGGGCCTTGCGCACCAGCATGGCCCGGCCCACCAGGTCGGGTGGCACCTGCAGTCCATCGACCTCGGTGCTGTCCACCACGCGCACGAAGTGATTGGGGACAACGTCGGCCGTGCGCTCGAACCAGAAGGCCGATAGCTGGGTGAGCACCAGCCCCTTGTCGGGGATGCCGGTGGGCAGGACAACATCGAAGGCCGATATGCGGTCGGTGGAGACCATGAGGAGGCGGTCGCCCAGGTCATAGGTGTCACGGACCTTGCCCCGGCGATAGAGGGGCAGCGAGAGCTGAGTCTCCATCAGCACCGGCGCCGTCATGCCTTTACCCTCCTGACCATGTCTCACGTTAGGCCCAGACGCTGGAAGGTGGCGTCCACGTGACGCAGGAACCAGCGATAGTCGAAGAGGGCGGCCAGCTCGTCTCGGGAAAGGTGGGCCATCACCTTCCCGTCCTCGGCTAGCAGCTCCTGGAAGGGGCGCTCCTCCTCCCAGGCACGCATGGCGTTGCGCTGCACCAGCTCGTAGGCCTGGGCGCGGGGCAGCCCCTTCTCCATCAATGCTATCAGCACCCGCTGCGAGAACATGAGACCCCGCGACAGCTCCAGGTTGCGGAGCATCCGCTCGGGGTAGACCCGCAGCCCCCGCACCACGTAGGTGAACAGGTCCAGCATGTAGTCCAGTAGGATGCACGCGTCGGGCAGCACCACCCGTTCCACCGACGAGTGGGAGATGTCCCGCTCGTGCCACAGGGCAACGTTCTCCAAGGCAGCGGTGACGTAGCCGCGGAAGAGCCGCGCCAGCCCGCAGATGCGCTCGCACTTCTCGGGGTTGCGCTTGTGGGGCATGGCGCTGGAGCCGGTCTGGCCGGGCAGGAAAGGCTCCTCGGCCTCCAGCACCTCCGTCCGCTGCAGGTGGCGTATCTCGGTGGCGAACTTTTCCAGGCTGGCCGCCACTCCGGCCAGCACAGCCACAAAGTGGGCATGGCGGTCGCGGGCCACCACCTGGTCCACCACCGGCGCCACCGCCAGGCCCAGCCTCCGACAGGCTATCTCCTCCACCTCGGGCGGCACGCTGGCGTGAGTGCCCACCGGGCCGGCCATCTTGCCCACAGCCACCTCCTGCCGGGCACTCTGGAGCCTCTGCCGGTGGCGGGACAGCTCGTCCCACCAGAGGGCCAGCTTCAGGCCGAAGGAGGTGGGCTCGGCGTGGACGCCGTGGGTGCGCCCTGCCATGATGGTCTCCCTGTGCTGGAGGGCCTTCTCGCGCACGGCGTCCAGCAGGGAGGCCAGGTCCTCGTCCAGGAGCTGGGACGCCTCCGAGAGCAGCAGGCCCAGGGCCGTGTCCTCCACGTCGTAGGAGGTGAGGCCCAGGTGCAGGTAGCTGGCCGCCTCGGGCGATATGGTATCGGCTACGGCACGCAAGAAGGCGTTCAGGTCGTGGTGCATCTGCGCCTCGTAGCGGCGCCAGCGCTCCACGTCCACGGAGGCGCGGCGCAGCTCCTCCACCGCCGACCAGGGGATGCGGCCCACCTCGGCCCAGGCCTCGGCTACGGCCACCTCCACCTGCAGCCACTTTTGCAACTTGTTCTCCTGGGACCAGATCCGGCCCATTTGGGGCCGGGTGTAGCGCTCGATCATGCGGCCGGTCGTCCCTCCGTCGCTTACAGGTTCTCGCGGAAAAGGGCCAGCACCCGCTGCCAGGCGTCCTGGGCCGCCTGGGCGTTATAGACCTCCTTGCGGGTGTCGTTGAAAAAGGCGTGCTGCGTGCCCGGGTAGACGTGTATCTCGTAACGCTTGCCGTAACGCTCCAGGGCCTCCCTGAGCTCCTGAGAGCGCCTTGGCGGGTCCACCCAGGGGTCGTGCTCAGCGTAGATGGCCAGCACCGGCCCCTGGATGTTCTGCACCTTATCGATGGGCTGGGGGTTGACTCCGTAGAAGGGGGCCACGGCCTTGATGTGAGGGCTGGCACAGGCCAGCTCCAGGGCCAGGCCGCCACCCATGCAGAAGCCGATGGCACCGATGCCGCGTCCACGGGTGAAGGGCTGGGAGGCCAGCCAGTCGGCGGCACGGGCCAGCTCCCTGGCCGCCCGAGCCATGTCCAGGGACATCATCAGCTTCTGGGCCTCGTTGGGCTCGCTGGTAACCTTTCCCCGGTAGAGGTCGGGGGCCAGCGCCGCATATCCCTCGGCTGCGAAGCGGCGGCACACGTCCTTGATATGCTCGTCGATGCCCCACCACTCCTGGACGACAATGACGCCCGGGAAGGGGCCGTCCCCCTGGGGACGGGCGAGATAACCAGGCATCTCCTCGCCGTTGACAGGGAAGCGGACGGTCTCGGTGACGACTTGGGCCATGGCTCTACCCTCCTCCGAATAGAGATCCTACAGGCTGCCGCACCCCTACAGCACCCCTTTTGTGCTGGGCACCTCGCCCCCCAGTCTGGGCTCGGGACGGGTGGCCTGGCGCAGGGCCAGAGCGAGGGCCTTGAAGGCCGCCTCGGCCCGGTGGTGGTCGTTCTCGCCGGAAAGCAGTCGCACATGCAGGGCGAGCCGCCCGGCCTGGGCCATCGCGCCCAGGAAGTGGGGCACCATCTCGGTAGGAAGAGTCCCCAGGTAGTCCCTACGGAAAGGCAGCTCGACAGTGGCATACGGACGCCCGCCGAGGTCCACCGCCGCCAGGGCCAGCGCCTCGTCCATGGGCACGAGGGCATGCCCGAAACGGACGATCCCCCGACGCTCTCCCAGGGCCTCGTTCAGGGCCTGCCCCAGGGCCAGCCCCACGTCCTCCACCAGGTGGTGGGCCTCCCGGTCCAGGTCGCCCGCGGCCTCGATACTTATGTCGAACAGGCCGTGCCGGGCCAGCTGCTCCAGCAGGTGGTCCAGCATGCCGATGCCGGTGGCGATGCTGCTCAGCCCGCGGCCGTCCAGGTCCAGGGCCACCTCCACCCGGGTCTCGGCTGTCTCGCGCAGCACTCGCGCCTGCCTGTTCATGTCCCCTCCCTGTCCAGGGAGGCCAGCGCCTCCAGCAGCCTGTCGGTGTCCTGAGGTCGTCCCACGCTGATGCGGATGCAGTCCCGCAGGAGGGGGTGGCTGTAGCGACGGACCAGCACCCCCTGTCGGCGCAGCCCGGCCCACACCTCTTTGGCGTCCCTGCCCAGGACCTGACAGAGAACGAAGTTGGCCTGCGAAGGGAAGGGCCTCAGCCAGCCGATGCTCCCGAGGGAGGCCAGCATGCGTTCCCGCTCGGCCACGATGGCCCGCACCCGCTCCAGCAGCAATGGCACGTCCTCCAGCGAGGCCAGGGCAGCGGCCTGAGCGGCCACGTTCAGGTTGTAGGGCATCTTCACCTTCATGACCAGCTGGGCGAGGGGCCGCGGCAGGATGCCATATCCGACCCGGAGTCCTGCCAGGCCAGCCCACTTGCTGAAGGTGCGCAGGACGGCCAGGTTGGGACGTTCGGGCACCAGCGGGTAGAAGCTGGCCTCGGCCGCCGGCCAGTCGGCAGCAGCGAACTCCACGTAGGCCTCGTCCACCACCACCAGGGCGCCCGTTGCCAGCAGCGTCTCCAGCTCTTCACGCGAAA from Dehalococcoidia bacterium includes:
- a CDS encoding phosphotransferase family protein, producing the protein MSDRTPERADEREELAQRLERFLGRWFRGVQVRDLRRLAGGAHRQTWAFDALVTDGQGQRLLRLVYRSAPPPGLGVGMPVDREYRLLRAAYLSGVPVPRVYPLTDDPFEPVDMLVMERVEGESIARRILREPEFQEARRVLPRQMGQALARIHRIDFVGHGLGDLPSPPEGISPAQAALRSIRSLYDSIALTPSPTFELAFRWLEQHLPSSSPLALIHGDYRLGNFIVGPEGLRAVLDWEGAHLGDPMEDLGWCCVRSWRFGQDHLPVAGLGQREELKEAYEEAGGPELEWKAWRWWEAYGNLRWGVICIMQARRCLDGHEQSVELAVIGRRVAETEWELLKLMEGH
- a CDS encoding phosphoribosylaminoimidazolesuccinocarboxamide synthase, which gives rise to MTAPVLMETQLSLPLYRRGKVRDTYDLGDRLLMVSTDRISAFDVVLPTGIPDKGLVLTQLSAFWFERTADVVPNHFVRVVDSTEVDGLQVPPDLVGRAMLVRKAQRIDVECIVRGYLAGSAWEEYRRQGTVNGEKMPPGLQESQELPEPLFTPTTKAEEGHDQPITWEQMVEMVGERAATAMRLRSLALYRYARDYARERGIIIADTKFEFGWLDDEIILIDEVLTPDSSRFWPADQYRPGRSQPSFDKQFVRDYLTSLGWNRQPPAPELPPDIVERTAEKYREAFRLLTGRELLRPGVA
- the hisC gene encoding histidinol-phosphate transaminase — translated: MSDPCLPPLARPHLRAMEGYEPIDPPEEVARELGLPPERIVKLDGNENPYGPSPRAREALARLASAHLYPDPWQRELRRALAHRLGVDEAHIVCGAGSDDLLDVLARLFVGPGDRVVLSPPTFGMYDFIARLYGGEVVEVPRRDGFRLDVEGMASALRAGGKVCFLASPNNPTGDVLSREELETLLATGALVVVDEAYVEFAAADWPAAEASFYPLVPERPNLAVLRTFSKWAGLAGLRVGYGILPRPLAQLVMKVKMPYNLNVAAQAAALASLEDVPLLLERVRAIVAERERMLASLGSIGWLRPFPSQANFVLCQVLGRDAKEVWAGLRRQGVLVRRYSHPLLRDCIRISVGRPQDTDRLLEALASLDREGT
- the purS gene encoding phosphoribosylformylglycinamidine synthase subunit PurS, giving the protein MPYLARVYVTLKPVVNDPQGLTIRGALHDLGFSEVESVRAGKYLELQLRAGSEQEAARRVDEMCRLLLANTVIEDYRFSLEKVGEG
- the hisB gene encoding imidazoleglycerol-phosphate dehydratase HisB, with the translated sequence MNRQARVLRETAETRVEVALDLDGRGLSSIATGIGMLDHLLEQLARHGLFDISIEAAGDLDREAHHLVEDVGLALGQALNEALGERRGIVRFGHALVPMDEALALAAVDLGGRPYATVELPFRRDYLGTLPTEMVPHFLGAMAQAGRLALHVRLLSGENDHHRAEAAFKALALALRQATRPEPRLGGEVPSTKGVL
- the purB gene encoding adenylosuccinate lyase, with the protein product MIERYTRPQMGRIWSQENKLQKWLQVEVAVAEAWAEVGRIPWSAVEELRRASVDVERWRRYEAQMHHDLNAFLRAVADTISPEAASYLHLGLTSYDVEDTALGLLLSEASQLLDEDLASLLDAVREKALQHRETIMAGRTHGVHAEPTSFGLKLALWWDELSRHRQRLQSARQEVAVGKMAGPVGTHASVPPEVEEIACRRLGLAVAPVVDQVVARDRHAHFVAVLAGVAASLEKFATEIRHLQRTEVLEAEEPFLPGQTGSSAMPHKRNPEKCERICGLARLFRGYVTAALENVALWHERDISHSSVERVVLPDACILLDYMLDLFTYVVRGLRVYPERMLRNLELSRGLMFSQRVLIALMEKGLPRAQAYELVQRNAMRAWEEERPFQELLAEDGKVMAHLSRDELAALFDYRWFLRHVDATFQRLGLT
- a CDS encoding dienelactone hydrolase family protein, whose product is MAQVVTETVRFPVNGEEMPGYLARPQGDGPFPGVIVVQEWWGIDEHIKDVCRRFAAEGYAALAPDLYRGKVTSEPNEAQKLMMSLDMARAARELARAADWLASQPFTRGRGIGAIGFCMGGGLALELACASPHIKAVAPFYGVNPQPIDKVQNIQGPVLAIYAEHDPWVDPPRRSQELREALERYGKRYEIHVYPGTQHAFFNDTRKEVYNAQAAQDAWQRVLALFRENL